A genome region from Hevea brasiliensis isolate MT/VB/25A 57/8 chromosome 9, ASM3005281v1, whole genome shotgun sequence includes the following:
- the LOC110656974 gene encoding elicitor-responsive protein 3 — MPQGTLQVLLVGAKGLENTDFLNNMDPYVVLCCRSQEQKSSVASGKGSEPEWNENFIFKITSSVTELRLKIMDSDFGTADDFVGEATIPLEPLFLEGNLPPTAYNVVKDQEYKGEIRVGLTFTPEDRQNRGFQAEEESFGGWKESAATY; from the exons ATGCCTCAAGGAACGCTCCAAGTCCTTCTTGTTGGTGCTAAGGGTCTTGAAAACACCGATTTCCTCA ATAACATGGACCCTTATGTCGTCCTCTGTTGCCGTAGCCAGGAGCAGAAAAGCAGTGTTGCTTCAG GGAAAGGGAGTGAACCAGAGTGGAATGagaatttcatatttaaaataaCAAGCAGTGTCACAGAACTACGATTGAAAATCATGGACAGTGATTTTGGTACTGCAGATGATTTTGTTGGAGAAGCAAC CATTCCGCTCGAGCCATTGTTTTTGGAAGGAAACCTTCCACCAACAGCGTACAATGTAGTCAAAGATCAAGAATACAAGGGAGAGATTAGAGTGGGCCTCACCTTCACTCCAGAG GATCGCCAAAACCGTGGTTTCCAGGCAGAGGAGGAAAGCTTCGGAGGATGGAAGGAGTCTGCAGCAACTTATTAA